From Anopheles arabiensis isolate DONGOLA chromosome 3, AaraD3, whole genome shotgun sequence, a single genomic window includes:
- the LOC120904725 gene encoding uncharacterized protein LOC120904725, whose amino-acid sequence MGNYCSSGQTKKDKDNVSEKSEESPSYQLADKNKGKGNDVKEAPLAAPEVTSDASGTGQISNSSNVTNGCNSSTVAGGVGVDGARAQPKALQNVQSMTLSDSTANSPMTVSPPCDIPPVHQNLPQNLTPLYGKPTTNRRTDKYKKIVLYILAADDGFQTEKAMLREVFKGLNQKCQSRGFELHVADLHVQQPKGNSFDVNKWFRGPLEAQGGHELAANCLAEIARQSCDSYLIPVLFLGGTLGDPLLPLTIESQDFVAALQMAERNPAERAILEKWYVLDDKSQPACYRLNATAPPPMSSEESQKELALLLQTLIDIFSKELRDSYLTTVVEQEINNTVLISQELSKRCIWIQSTVAALKTEGQSSVEAEMVRRLTNIQNDLKNQLSEKHIIRIPANIAQPQQEQFGAMLDTCLSLEIDAIIDEHVSKYSIPHCTHGVDRRLLSELEEVNRHSRVLNENCANFSTTERVREYLTSARGKPLVVYGPMGAGKSVFMAKLSQNLHTWLPDSHLVIRYANLTMQSSDVTGLVGSITEQISVLIKGVPTRCQHTVSSYSEVLKSLLESSKQQITILIDSIDALRDVEDLDWLPVTLLDNVKFVLTVSSASTGHDLANAESRVLQRLRERIGDDSCFLYLTPFTQEQWEDVLCFGGGDIYAANGALQLPESWKKSDEKISIQAKILWWLGWLGITNLSNTSVSHISERVFVILEEKFTAPIVRLIMSLLLASREGLLETEIITLIRNSNLVTGSTTKQWTHFCWKMGPLFLHNKNIIVIDRTLRQVAEKRYEADIKHAHQILYDYYELQPTVFLDKKGKEKCFNYRKIVELPYHKYKLDSTATDSAIFSNSPYLTDLVWLQDKLIATGCVHVLNDIRLVDSATSAGTHVALLKSLIETHFKALNYDGNQLYSLLHPVLVAEQQRPGSPYANNTVVQQWLKTINNSTVPFLEKLVLAEGGDEEEKQAVDNMPNVVGFDLIMNLSIEGYFVISLSTEREEICVWDVAKCRKVRTLTGVPQPSAICPVGDYGVAVLCRREIRIIDLNEGRFKVTLKGVMNQKMPYFGLHDPAHLVCLSRNRMYVNLMNIESGDCVTTFKAGEDRFLNSLLVSGDGRILVCGDETQKPFPLLVWHLSQKKLLYDLRIPHHDFITSLSAITHEGSYVCVVAKELAEPSPNFIVVYDLQSGTLFKKWKPSCNTVSLAISQTNTCVIAGLEDARILIWDLVTGNCRSTLVGHSAPVTLLKIDPTGKILLSSDKEGRDMSIRLWQLDSGNLLAVYTPEERITTCEILSGGSYLALALENRHNLITLKLRSGKDGSTADEDRAATVYGNSEHDGKQFDLKQ is encoded by the exons ATCTTATCAGCTGGCGGATAAAAATAAGGGCAAGGGGAACGATGTAAAGGAGGCTCCGCTAGCGGCTCCGGAAGTCACATCGGATGCATCGGGCACGGGCCAAATCTCAAACAGCTCCAACGTTACCAATGGCTGCAACTCGTCGACCGTGGCTGGAGGGGTGGGCGTGGATGGGGCCAGAGCTCAACCTAAAGCACTCCAAAATGTGCAATCGATGACACTGTCAG ACTCCACCGCCAACAGCCCGATGACCGTGTCGCCACCATGTGATATACCGCCAGTGCATCAAAACTTACCGCAAAACCTAACACCACTGTACGGCAAGCCGACTACTAACAGGCGCACGGATAAGTACAAAAAGATCGTTCTCTACATACTGGCCGCAGACGATG GATTTCAAACAGAAAAGGCCATGCTGCGAGAGGTGTTTAAGGGGCTGAACCAGAAATGCCAGAGCCGCGGATTTGAGCTGCATGTGGCCGATCTGCATGTGCAGCAGCCCAAGGGGAACAGCTTCGACGTGAACAAGTGGTTCCGAGGACCGCTCGAGGCACAGGGCGGTCACGAGCTGGCAGCGAACTGTTTGGCCGAAATTGCCCGCCAATCCTGTGACTCGTACCTTATTCCGGTGCTGTTCCTCGGTGGCACGCTGGGCGATCCGCTGCTGCCACTGACGATCGAAAGCCAGGACTTTGTGGCGGCCCTGCAGATGGCTGAGCGGAATCCGGCGGAACGAGCGATACTGGAGAAGTGGTACGTGCTGGACGATAAATCGCAGCCCGCGTGCTATCGGTTGAATGCAACTGCCCCACCG CCCATGTCTTCAGAAGAGTCGCAGAAGGAACTTGCGCTACTGCTGCAAACGTTGATCGATATATTTTCGAAGGAGCTGCGTGACTCTTATCTAACCACCGTCGTAGAACAG GAAATCAACAACACCGTTTTGATCAGCCAAGAACTATCGAAACGTTGCATCTGGATCCAGAGCACAGTAGCAGCACTTAAAACGGAAGGCCAATCCTCTGTAGAAGCGGAAATGGTGCGAAGGTTAACCAACATCCAGAACGATCTGAAg AATCAACTGTCCGAGAAGCACATCATTCGCATCCCGGCCAATATCGCCCAACCGCAGCAGGAACAGTTTGGAGCGATGCTGGACACTTGCCTATCGCTTGAGATTGATGCAATTATCGATGAGCACGTTAGCAAGTACTCCATTCCACACTGCACGCACGGTGTCGATCGACGTTTGTTGAGTGAGCTGGAGGAGGTCAATCGGCACTCGCGTGTGTTGAACGAAAATTGCGCCAACTTCAGCACGACTGAGCGGGTGCGCGAGTATCTAACGTCGGCCCGGGGCAAGCCGCTTGTTGTGTACGGGCCGATGGGTGCTGGAAAGAGTGTCTTTATGGCGAAACTGTCACAAAATCTGCACACTTGGCTGCCCGATTCTCATCTAGTGATAAG ATATGCCAACCTTACTATGCAAAGCTCAGATGTTACCGGTCTGGTGGGTTCGATAACGGAGCAGATATCAGTATTAATCAAAGGAGTACCGACACGATGCCAGCAT ACCGTTTCATCATATTCCGAGGTACTGAAGTCATTGCTGGAGAGCTCGAAGCAGCAAATCACCATCCTGATCGATTCGATCGATGCGTTGCGTGACGTGGAAGATCTTGACTGGTTGCCGGTAACGCTGCTGGACAATGTGAAGTTTGTGCTGACGGTTAGTTCCGCTAGCACTGGGCATGATCTGGCGAATGCCGAAAGTCGCGTGCTGCAGCGCCTTCGTGAACGGATTGGAGACGATAGCTGCTTCCTGTATCTCACACCCTTTACTCAGGAACAGTGGGAGGATGTGCTGTGTTTCGGAGGAGGCGATATTTACGCTGCCAACGGTGCATTGCAGCTGCCAGAAAGCTGGAAGAAATCAGACGAGAAGATTTCAATTCAAGCCAAG ATTCTCTGGTGGCTCGGCTGGCTTGGCATTACCAACCTTTCAAACACCTCCGTTTCACACATCAGCGAGCGAGTGTTTGTGATTCTGGAGGAAAAGTTTACTGCCCCCATCGTGAGGCTGATCATGTCGTTGCTGCTCGCTTCGCGGGAAGGACTGCTCGAGACGGAAATCATTACACTTATTAGAAATTCTAACTTAGTCACCG gatcaacaacaaaacagtggACACATTTTTGTTGGAAGATGGGACCACTATTTCTTCACAATAAGAACATTATCGTCATCGATAGGACACTGCGGCAGGTGGCAGAAAAGCGCTACGAGGCCGACATTAAGCATGCGCATCAAATTCTGTACGACTACTACGAACTGCAACCAACCGTTTTTCTCGACAAGAAGGGTAAAGAGAAGTG TTTTAACTATAGGAAGATAGTTGAATTGCCCTACCACAAGTACAAGCTCGATTCGACGGCAACCGATAGCGCCATCTTTTCCAACTCTCCGTACCTGACCGATCTAGTCTGGTTGCAAGACAAACTGATCGCTACCGGATGTGTTCATGTTTTAAACGACATTCGTCTAGTAGATAGTGCCACCAGTGCTGGTACTCACGTGGCCCTGCTGAAATCGCTTATTGAGACGCACTTTAAGGCCCTGAACTATGACGGTAATCAGTTATACTCGCTGCTGCATCCGGTATTGGTAGCGGAACAGCAGCGACCCGGTTCTCCCTATGCGAACAATACAGTCGTACAACAATGGCTGAAGACTATCAACAACAGCACTGTACCGTTCCTGGAAAAGTTGGTGTTAGCTGAGGGGGGAGACGAGGAGGAAAAGCAAGCAGTTGACAACATGCCGAACGTGGTTGGGTTCGATCTGATCATGAACCTGAGCATTGAGGGGTACTTTGTCATTTCGCTTAGCACAGAGCGGGAAGAAATCTGCGTGTGGGACGTAGCAAA ATGCCGTAAGGTACGCACACTTACTGGTGTACCTCAACCATCAGCAATATGTCCAGTTGGTGATTATGGTGTGGCGGTTCTGTGTCGTCGTGAGATTCGCATTATCGATCTGAACGAAGGCAGATTCAAGGTGACACTGAAAGGTGTCATGAACCAGAAGATGCCCTACTTTGGTCTGCACGATCCGGCGCATCTCGTGTGTCTATCGCGTAACCGCATGTACGTGAATCTGATGAACATTGAGTCGGGTGACTGTGTCACAACGTTCAAGGCGGGTGAAGATCGGTTCTTGAATTCACTCCTAGTGTCGGGTGATGGGAG AATTCTTGTGTGTGGTGATGAAACACAGAAACCGTTCCCGCTGCTGGTGTGGCATTTGTCGCAGAAGAAGCTGCTATACGATCTACGCATACCGCATCACGATTTTATCACTTCACTGTCTGCTATTACGCACGAAGGCTCatacgtgtgtgtggttgcgaAGGAGCTGGCAGAACCAAGCCCTAACTTTATCGTGGTGTACGATCTACAGAGCGGCACACTGTTCAAGAAGTGGAAACCATCCTGCAACACGGTATCTCTTGCCATATCGCAAACTAACACCTGTGTCATTGCTGGACTCGAGGATGCAAGAATTTTAATCTGGGATCTGGTGACTG GTAACTGCCGAAGCACCCTGGTCGGGCACAGTGCCCCGGTAACCTTGTTGAAGATAGATCCTACGGGCAAGATTCTGTTATCTAGCGATAAAGAGGGACGCGACATGTCCATACGGCTCTGGCAGCTCGATAGCGGCAATCTGCTGGCGGTGTACACCCCGGAGGAACGTATCACGACGTGTGAAATTCTTAGCGGTGGCTCCTATCTGGCACTTGCATTGGAGAACCGTCACAATCTGATCACGCTGAAGCTTCGCTCAGGTAAAGATGGATCCACAGCCGATGAAGATCGAGCAGCGACAGTATACGGCAATTCCGAACACGATGGTAAGCAGTTTGATCTAAAGCAGTAA